One Brassica oleracea var. oleracea cultivar TO1000 chromosome C7, BOL, whole genome shotgun sequence genomic window carries:
- the LOC106305745 gene encoding disease resistance protein LAZ5-like codes for MGKPTKLKSPPPPHRVFISSHGGDLLLRGGFVHEIAKALRSIKVNAYADEPTGEEVVWTRIEKSRIAIVVFSSRYTESRWCFEELVKIKEGMELGELEVIPIFYKLDTSAELEGGSGLNPTMRDFDPQKVKIWNEALDSVSCMMGYHLYKNSVESKFISRIVKDVKRILIQLPKEEQDDESHDSLDDSSKSETLNGGSVLGEAESVEDDIFPNEKVDSVNDQEVSTSSAIVTSNKPPLEHQVFINFQGNDLRYGFVGHIAEALERVGFEVRIDEDELQPGDLTELLFKQIEESRIAIVIFSSRYTESTWCLDKLVKIKERMDEGKLEVVPIFYKVKQLQVTQLEGSFGIRIWNFWRRSREYRVIKWKEALECVGGLKGLVFEEDRLESELITSIVKDIEKKIEIKERKNPSSFPFTGREDNTELPTGKGENLETYLNNHRLFGIKLRMEQLEQKLEFDCDETRIIGVVGMPGIGKTTLAMRLYEEWNSKFVHCMPLLGICKKSKDHELVWLRKTLLEVLLEGKFPEKQNEITHESVKDTLLQTKIFVVLSDVSDKKQLDFLLGNLDWVKKGSKIVITTGDRSLLKEFVDDIYVVPLLNDEEAFQLFTYHAFDDQTYSPSQDFVILSRKFVDYAQGHPQALISLGTELRGKDEDYWNQRLATVTDRDNTTIQDVWKLSTDQLNERQKDVRHCAFFQVRG; via the exons ATGGGGAAGCCAACCAAGCTCAAATCCCCGCCGCCGCCGCATCGCGTATTCATCAGCTCCCACGGTGGTGACTTGCTCCTCCGAGGCGGATTCGTCCATGAAATTGCCAAGGCCTTGAGAAGCATCAAAGTCAACGCGTACGCTGATGAGCCCACTGGTGAAGAAGTTGTTTGGACGAGGATCGAGAAGTCGAGGATCGCGATCGTGGTGTTCTCGAGCAGGTACACCGAATCGAGATGGTGCTTTGAGGAGCTTGTCAAGATCAAAGAAGGAATGGAACTAGGCGAACTCGAGGTGATTCCAATCTTCTACAAGCTGGATACATCTGCAGAGCTAGAAGGTGGCTCCGGTTTGAATCCCACCATGCGTGATTTTGATCCTCAAAAGGTCAAGATTTGGAACGAAGCTTTGGATTCTGTTTCGTGCATGATGGGTTATCACTTGTATAAGAACAG TGTTGAGTCCAAGTTTATCAGTCGCATTGTCAAGGATGTGAAGAGAATATTGATCCAGCTTCCAAAAGAGGAGCAAGATGACGAGTCACATGATTCACTAGATGACTCCTCCAAATCAGAGACGCTGAATGGTGGGAGTGTCCTAGGTGAAGCAGAATCAGTTGAGGATGACATTTTCCCAAACGAGAAAGTGGACTCAGTCAATGACCAAGAAGTTAGCACAAGCTCTGCCATAGTGACCTCCAACAAACCCCCGCTGGAGCATCAAGTGTTCATCAATTTCCAGGGAAACGACCTCCGCTACGGCTTTGTCGGCCACATCGCGGAGGCCTTGGAAAGGGTTGGATTCGAAGTCCGTATAGATGAAGATGAGTTGCAGCCTGGAGATCTTACTGAGCTTCTGTTCAAGCAGATCGAGGAGTCGAGGATTGCGATAGTAATTTTCTCAAGCAGGTACACTGAATCAACGTGGTGCTTAGATAAGCTGGTGAAGATCAAGGAACGCATGGATGAAGGAAAACTCGAGGTGGTTCCAATCTTCTACAAGGTGAAGCAATTGCAGGTTACACAACTGGAGGGAAGTTTCGGTATCAGGATTTGGAATTTCTGGAGGAGGAGTCGAGAGTACCGTGTCATTAAATGGAAGGAAGCTTTGGAGTGTGTTGGAGGCTTGAAGGGTTTGGTATTTGAGGAGGATCG TCTTGAGAGCGAGCTCATTACATCCATCGTCAAGGACATTGAGAAGAAGATCGAGATTAAGGAAAGAAAAAATCCATCTTCTTTTCCTTTTACAGGGAGAGAAGATAACACTGAATTGCCCACAGGAAAAGGAGAAAACCTTGAAACGTATCTCAATAACCATCGCCTCTTTGGAATCAAGCTACGTATGGAGCAGTTGGAGCAGAAGTTAGAGTTTGATTGCGACGAAACTCGAATTATTGGAGTAGTTGGGATGCCCGGTATTGGTAAAACTACTCTTGCAATGAGGTTGTACGAAGAGTGGAACAGCAAATTTGTACATTGCATGCCTCTTCTTGGTATCTGTAAGAAGTCAAAGGACCATGAGCTAGTCTGGCTGCGGAAGACCTTACTGGAAGTTTTACTTGAAGGTAAGTTTCCAGAGAAACAAAACGAGATAACACATGAATCCGTAAAGGACACCCTGCTCCAGACTAAAATCTTTGTTGTCCTCAGTGACGTGAGTGACAAGAAGCAGTTGGATTTTCTACTTGGAAACCTAGATTGGGTTAAGAAGGGAAGCAAGATTGTTATCACAACGGGTGACAGGTCATTGCTCAAGGAATTCGTTGATGACATTTATGTAGTCCCTCTATTGAATGACGAAGAGGCCTTTCAACTCTTCACTTATCATGCCTTTGATGATCAAACCTATAGTCCCTCACAGGACTTCGTGATTCTCTCAAGAAAGTTTGTGGATTACGCCCAAGGGCACCCGCAGGCCCTCATATCACTAGGTACTGAACTTCGTGGGAAAGATGAGGATTACTGGAATCAGAGACTAGCAACAGTAACAGATCGTGATAATACGACGATCCAAGATGTCTGGAAATTGTCTACTGATCAACTTAATGAGCGGCAAAAAGATGTTCGACATTGTGCATTTTTTCAAGTCAGAGGATGA